The genomic segment CGACGTAGAGCCCGAGCGGCGGGTAAACGAACGGGATGCGCGCCTGGTTGTAGCTCGTGAAGACCGGTAACCGGAACTGCGCGCGCTCGAGGTCGTCGACCATCGCCCAGAAGAGCCCACCGTCGTTCAAGGGGAAGGAGGTCTGGTGGACGAACCAGAGGCGGAAGACGAGCGCGAGGAGCAGCGCTTGTGCCAGGATCACCGGATGCCAGAGCGAGCGACGCACTCGTTCTGGAGCGGGATCGGTGCGCGTTTCCGGCGCTCGTTCGGGAGCGAGTACCATGTCGCGTCCTACCCCTCGAAGCGCACTGGCTCGCTCCATACCCAGTCGTCGAGCGTCGCGTCGCGGCGAGGCGGTCGCTCGGCTCGATCCGCTCGAAGCCGGCACGCTGGCTGCCTGGAAGGCTCTCGGCCGCCCGCGCCAGCCGGCCAGCAATCCTACGTCGCGGGGAGGTGCACTGCACAGAGACCGCACCGCGAGACATCCGCGAGCGGTGGTGTCGAGCGACCAGCCGCGTGGCGAGCCCATCCGGAACACAGAGCGACTCGGCTACCTCCTCGTGCAGTGCACGAGAACGAGGGGTTCGCGGAGCGACTCTGGATGCTGCGCGTCGGCTCCGCGCTCAGTTGCTCACCGGGCGGGTGCCGATATCCCGCTGGATCGCCCGCAGGGCGACGGCGAGGAAGAGCACGCTGTACACGGCGAGGACGAGCGTGGCTCGCCAGGGGTGGAGGTCGGGGGCGGCCGCTTGCCCGCTCAGGTCAGCCGGCAGGAAAGCCCGCGAGTTGAGCGACTGGAGCGCCGAGGCGTTCTGGCCGAGCAACGTCCAGTCCAGGACAGTGAAGATCCAGGAGAGGCTCGTCCCCTCGACCGAGGGGCGCAGCAGCTGCAGGATACTGAACCCCACCTGCTCCACGAAGACGTAAGCCAGCACGATCCCCATCGCCAGTGCGGAAGAGCGGAAGAGGAGAGCCAGGGCGATCGCGCCCAGGATGTAGGGGACGGTAGCCCAGAAGGAGCGCAACAGCGACAGGAGGACGTCGCCCCACTGCTCGGTGAGCCAGCCGAGCGGCACATGTCCCAGGTGCAGCTGCGACGCGACGGCTCCGAGGAGGATGCCGACGAGCACCGTCACGAGGAGGTAGGCGACCGTCATGACCAGGAGCGCGATCACCTTCGCGGCGACGAGTTGCGACCGCGAGGCACCGCGCGAGAGGAGCGGGACGATGGTGCCCCAGGCGAACTCGGTACCGGCATTGCTCGCTGCCACGACGAGCACGCCGAAGATACCGATGCTGGGGATGAAATTGAACGTATCGGCGAGCGCACCCGGCAGCGTGACCAGATTTTCGAAGAGGTCGCTCGCCATCGCCTGGTCCTGCCCAGCGGTCGGCAGGGAGACGAAGGAGAGGGCGATCAGCAGGCCGCGCAGCGTCACCATGATCGCCACCAGGATCACCAGCGTGATCCAGGTCATCGGCCGGCGCAGGAGCTTGAAGAACTCGGCGGCCAGCAGGTCTCCCACCCCTCACTCCCCCGTTCTTGGCGCCGCGCGGCTGGTCAACTCGACGAAGGTCGAGACGAGGTCCCCCTCGACCGGCCGCAGCTCGCGGAGGTAGAGCTCGTGCTGGACGAGGAAGGCGCTCAGCTCCGGCACCCGTTCGGCCGGCAGGTGGACGACCAGGTGGTCGTCGTGCCGGTCGACGCCGGTGATCCAGTCCGGACGCGCCGGCCCGCTCAGCAGGACGAGTGCCCGGTCGTCAGCGACGGTGCGGACGAGGACGCGCAATTCGCCTGGTCGGAGCAGCCGCTCGACCGGACTGTCCTCCAGAACCTTGCCGCGATGGATGATGATCACCCGCTGACAGAGTTCCTGGACGTCGTGCAGGAGGTGGCTCGAGAGGACCACCGTCTTGCCGCGGGCAGCCAGGTCCCTGAGCAACTGGTGCACCCGCTGCTGGCCGAAGGGATCGAGCCCGTTGGTCGGCTCGTCGAGGAGCAGCAGATCGGGGTCGCCCAGCAAGGCGTTGGCGAGCGAGAGCATCTGGCGCATCCCCTGCGAGTAGGTCCGGAACGGGCGGTTCGCGTGCTCGGTGAGTCCGACCTGCTCGATCAGGGGATCGATCTGGCGGTGGTCGGCACCGTAGACGTGCGCCATCACCCGCAGGTTCTGCCGGGCATCGAGATAGGGGTAGAAACTGGCGACTTCCGGCATCAGGCCGACCCGGCGGAGCACGCGCCGGTCCGCATCGAGTGGGCGCCCGAACAAGACGATCCGGCCCGCGGTGGGCCGGACCAGTCCTGCGATCATCGAGAGCGTCGTCGTCTTCCCTGCGCCGTTGGGGCCGAGG from the Thermomicrobium sp. 4228-Ro genome contains:
- a CDS encoding ABC transporter permease — its product is MGDLLAAEFFKLLRRPMTWITLVILVAIMVTLRGLLIALSFVSLPTAGQDQAMASDLFENLVTLPGALADTFNFIPSIGIFGVLVVAASNAGTEFAWGTIVPLLSRGASRSQLVAAKVIALLVMTVAYLLVTVLVGILLGAVASQLHLGHVPLGWLTEQWGDVLLSLLRSFWATVPYILGAIALALLFRSSALAMGIVLAYVFVEQVGFSILQLLRPSVEGTSLSWIFTVLDWTLLGQNASALQSLNSRAFLPADLSGQAAAPDLHPWRATLVLAVYSVLFLAVALRAIQRDIGTRPVSN
- a CDS encoding ABC transporter ATP-binding protein, with the protein product MGDASVLEVHELTKRFGERTAVDGISFTLGPGELVGLLGPNGAGKTTTLSMIAGLVRPTAGRIVLFGRPLDADRRVLRRVGLMPEVASFYPYLDARQNLRVMAHVYGADHRQIDPLIEQVGLTEHANRPFRTYSQGMRQMLSLANALLGDPDLLLLDEPTNGLDPFGQQRVHQLLRDLAARGKTVVLSSHLLHDVQELCQRVIIIHRGKVLEDSPVERLLRPGELRVLVRTVADDRALVLLSGPARPDWITGVDRHDDHLVVHLPAERVPELSAFLVQHELYLRELRPVEGDLVSTFVELTSRAAPRTGE